A part of Drosophila ananassae strain 14024-0371.13 chromosome 2R, ASM1763931v2, whole genome shotgun sequence genomic DNA contains:
- the LOC6507416 gene encoding Down syndrome cell adhesion molecule-like protein Dscam2 isoform X7: MWISSRLFVIFLLLHLETTCSEPFEAHLRGPGFVMEPPGRVEFSNSSGGWLDCSASGSPQPTIDWVHADGSAVTEIHGVRRVLRNGTLVLMPFAAAAYHQDVHNTIYRCIASNSVGRIVSRDVQVRAVVAQAYKVDVEVLSASRGCTAILRCVVPTFVKELVRVVSWVHEPAIYIYPSLQGDGKFHLLPTGELLIHNLQESDESQSFRCRSMHRLTRQVVVSSPTRLRINSHRGIISPSVVEHTAHVQVSQDEGAVLLCVAQGCPSPEYSWYTHNGAGPLPVLSGPRVRLLGPILAIEAVTGEDSGVYKCTASNVGGEASAELRLTVATPIQVEISPNVLSVHMGGTAEFRCLVTSNGSPVGMQNILWYKDGRQLPSSGRVEDTLVVPRVSRENRGMYQCVVRRPEGDTFQATAELQLGDAPPVLLYSFIEQTLQPGPAVSLKCSAAGNPTPQISWTLDGFPLPSNGRFMIGQYITVHGDVISHVNISHVMVEDGGEYACIAENRAGRVQHAARLNIYGLPYIRLIPKVTAVSGETLNLKCPVAGYPIEEIHWERGGRELPDDIRQRVQPDGSLTISPVQKNSDSGVYTCWARNKQGHSARRSGEVTVIVPPSIEPFAFQEGLAEGMRTRTVCGVSRGDPPLKLIWLKDGEPLPDLLGANVTMLDQYSSLLSIPSLSATHSGEYTCVAKNPAAEIKYTALLQVKVPPRWIVEPVDANVERNRHIMLHCQAQGVPTPSIVWKKATGSKSGEYEEVRERPFTKLLGNGSLLLQHVKEDREGFYLCQANNGIGTGIGKVIQLKVNSSPYFSSTSRSVMVKKGDTALLQCAVSGDKPINIVWMRSGKNTLNPSTNYKISVKQEATPDGVSAELQIRTVDATDSGPYFCRASNLYGNDQQLVQLQVQEPPQPPSVLEAAMISSRSVNLKWQPKTLGTGDVSKYLVEFREADPLFVEQWQQVEVKDPPTFNAMIENLKPATRYAFRVIAEGSAGRSAPSQELIVRTEPQRPAGPPLNLSARPLSSTELLISWVAPLPELRHGDIQGYNVGYKLANSGNTAYNFTSVSGDGDGGNGELLLSGLAKFQRYNVVVQAFNQVGPGPLSEPATSQTMEDVPSRSPEDVRCAALSSQSLQVSWQPPPIYHTNGLLQGYKLIFEPIIDDIQPSKDEVESRKTTALTMVLTGLRKYTNYSIQVLAHTRMGDGVLSKPLYCHSEEDVPEAPADIKVVVSSSQSLYISWLPPTEPNGVITKFSLYTRVVNGREELNNEKRSLPSQQAYYEAKGLHPHMEYQFWVTASTRVGEGKSSRVASQITTNRIPARIISFGGPVVRPWRSTVTLPCTAVGKPKRDWFKSDVVLRQGGVHNTQLLDTGDLIISSLELADGGNYSCQVDNGIGTDRLTHILMVQVPPSAPTLYVTSATSSSILMHWKCGFTGNAPITGYTLFYRRGNGNTDEMQLSRHASSHELKGLVCGSTYQIYLSAQNKVGPSPSSIMLHVRTQGQSPGQPSSTALLAPNSTSLLVRLHSWPDNGCPILYFVLQYKAMTDDPDAEWVMVSNALKPQRRLVVPNLLPSTLYHLRMEAHNVAGQSSAEFSFVTLTKDGDPPPPEIVQRGHRGTTVFYGNINLLIPSIAALSGMICTIVMVIICYRNKQSAHSQKESLENRANSEAAQRERYYATIHKVSMQNNDKIPETSEDISPYATFQLSEGAGNMSQPHHGGPANTLLHSFMYHERALAEGCSSPPPAASKNRRRHSRKTEPESEESESDQDQLTSSRTESSNQHEGKIKHSIIYHGAQSSTSSDLSPMSEQKSLPRRGRSRYHHQQYQFSTNTTPRHHNSNKMNNNTSNNINTTNMNINMNMNSTATNTTATPSTSNSNKILSPRGGGNLKSISSTFKSQDSIQCHIPTLVKSPSISTQQQKQFHKQQVLGSTNGSSSNGNGNSNSNMSCNPNSNSSSLKQQQPLLITPKLHQLEAGSGPQELMGLDGIGGSPLVACMPPSSQFRPIPHKSSIMPAHEPPHHQNHSNHLPPHHPSSGSTLLNPSTAMLSSKFFTAPTLPK; encoded by the exons ATGTGGATTAGTAGCCGCCTTTTCGTGATTTTCCTGCTGCTCCATCTCG AAACCACCTGCAGTGAACCCTTCGAAGCGCACTTGCGCGGTCCTGGATTCGTGATGGAACCGCCAGGGCGGGTGGAGTTCTCAAACTCCTCCGGCGGCTGGCTAGACTGCTCCGCCTCCGGCAGCCCGCAGCCCACGATCGACTGGGTCCATGCGGACGGATCGGCCGTAACCGAGATCCATGGAGTGAGGCGGGTCCTGCGCAACGGCACCCTCGTCCTGATGCCCTTCGCTGCGGCTGCCTACCACCAGGATGTGCACAACACGATCTACCGTTGCATTGCCAGCAACTCCGTGGGGCGCATCGTATCGCGGGATGTGCAAGTGAGGGCGG TCGTGGCACAGGCCTACAAAGTGGATGTGGAGGTCCTGTCGGCGTCGCGCGGCTGCACCGCCATCCTGCGCTGCGTGGTGCCCACGTTCGTCAAGGAACTGGTGCGAGTCGTCTCCTGGGTTCATGAACCCGCTATCTACATCTATCCCTCGCTGCAAGGCG ATGGCAAGTTCCACCTCCTGCCCACCGGTGAGCTGCTCATCCACAACCTGCAGGAGAGCGACGAGTCGCAGTCGTTCCGGTGCCGCAGCATGCACCGCCTCACCCGCCAAGTGGTGGTATCCTCGCCCACCCGGCTGCGTATTAATT CGCATCGCGGCATCATTTCGCCGAGCGTGGTGGAGCACACGGCCCATGTGCAGGTGTCGCAGGACGAGGGCGCGGTGCTGCTGTGCGTCGCTCAGGGCTGTCCTTCGCCCGAATACAG CTGGTACACCCACAACGGAGCCGGGCCCCTGCCCGTGCTGAGCGGTCCCCGGGTCCGGCTACTGGGTCCCATCCTGGCCATCGAGGCGGTTACCGGCGAGGACTCCGGCGTATACAAGTGCACGGCCAGCAATGTGGGCGGCGAGGCCAGTGCCGAGCTCCGCCTGACAGTGGCCACGCCCATCCAGGTGGAAATCTCCCCGAATGTGCTCAGCGTCCACATGGGCGGCACCGCGGAGTTTCGTTGCCTGGTGACCAGCAACGGCAGCCCGGTGGGCATGCAAAACATCCTCTGGTACAAGGACGGTCGCCAGCTGCCGTCGTCGGGACGCGTCGAGGACACGTTGGTGGTGCCGCGAGTGAGTCGCGAAAATCGGGGCATGTATCAGTGCGTGGTGCGACGGCCCGAGGGCGATACATTCCAGGCCACCGCGGAATTGCAACTAGGAG ATGCTCCGCCCGTGCTCCTGTACAGCTTCATCGAGCAGACTCTGCAGCCCGGCCCAGCTGTGAGCCTGAAGTGCTCCGCTGCCGGCAATCCTACGCCGCAAATTTCATGGACACTGGACGGATTTCCGCTGCCATCAAACGGAAG ATTTATGATCGGACAATATATCACTGTGCATGGCGATGTAATTAGTCATGTTAACATAAGCCACGTCATGGTGGAAGATGGCGGCGAGTACGCCTGCATAGCTGAGAACAGGGCAGGACGAGTGCAGCACGCCGCTCGCCTCAATATTTATG GTCTTCCTTACATTCGACTGATTCCGAAGGTAACCGCCGTCTCTGGCGAGACATTGAATCTAAAGTGCCCCGTGGCCGGGTATCCCATCGAGGAGATCCACTGGGAGAGGGGCGGCAGGGAGCTGCCGGATGACATACGGCAGAGGGTCCAGCCGGACGGCTCGCTGACCATCAGTCCGGTGCAAAAGAACTCCGATTCCGGGGTGTACACGTGCTGGGCGCGGAACAAACAGGGTCACAGTGCCAGGCGGAGCGGCGAGGTGACGGTCATAG TGCCGCCGAGCATAGAACCGTTCGCCTTCCAGGAGGGCCTGGCCGAGGGCATGCGGACACGGACCGTCTGCGGGGTCTCCCGGGGCGACCCGCCCCTAAAGCTGATCTGGCTGAAGGACGGTGAGCCGCTGCCGGACCTGCTGGGGGCCAATGTCACCATGCTAGACCAGTACAGCTCGCTGCTGAGCATTCCGTCGCTCTCCGCCACGCACTCCGGCGAGTACACGTGCGTGGCCAAGAATCCGGCGGCGGAGATCAAGTACACGGCCCTGTTGCAGGTCAAAG TGCCGCCTCGCTGGATTGTCGAGCCCGTTGATGCGAATGTGGAGCGCAACCGCCACATAATGTTGCACTGCCAGGCTCAGGGTGTACCCACGCCCAGTATAGTGTGGAAAAAGGCCACAG GCAGCAAATCAGGAGAGTACGAGGAGGTCAGGGAGCGCCCCTTCACCAAGCTACTGGGCAACGGGTCCCTCCTGCTCCAGCACGTGAAGGAGGATCGCGAGGGCTTCTATCTGTGCCAGGCCAACAATGGCATCGGCACCGGCATCGGAAAGGTCATCCAGCTGAAAGTGAACT CCTCGCCGTACTTCTCCTCCACCTCCCGTTCCGTGATGGTGAAAAAGGGCGACACCGCCCTGCTCCAGTGCGCGGTGAGCGGCGACAAGCCGATTAACATTGTCTGGATGCGTTCGGGCAAGAACACGCTGAATCCCTCGACCAATTACAA GATCTCAGTGAAGCAGGAGGCCACGCCGGACGGTGTTTCCGCCGAGCTGCAAATCCGCACAGTGGATGCCACCGACAGTGGTCCCTACTTCTGCCGGGCGAGCAACCTCTATGGAAACGATCAGCAACTGGTGCAGCTCCAGGTCCAGGAACCGCCGCAGCCACCCAGCGTCCTGGAGGCGGCCATGATCAGCAGTCGGTCAGTGAATCTCAAGTGGCAGCCTAAGACCCTGGGCACCGGCGACGTCTCCAAGTACCTGGTGGAGTTCCGCGAGGCTGATC CTCTGTTTGTGGAGCAGTGGCAGCAAGTGGAGGTTAAGGACCCACCCACTTTTAATGCCATGATAGAGAACCTTAAGCCGGCCACGCGATATGCCTTCCGGGTGATTGCCGAGGGCTCTGCTGGACGTAGTGCACCCAGCCAGGAGCTGATTGTTCGAACTGAGCCACAGAGACCGGCGGGTCCACCACTGAATCTCTCCGCCCGTCCTCTGTCCTCCACGGAGCTGCTAATCAGCTGGGTGGCTCCACTTCCGGAGCTGCGACATGGCGACATCCAGGGTTACAATGTGGGCTACAAGTTGGCCAACTCGGGCAACACGGCCTACAACTTTACCTCGGTTTCCGGTGACGGTGATGGCGGAAACGGAGAGCTGCTCCTGAGTGGACTGGCTAAGTTCCAGCGCTACAATGTGGTGGTGCAGGCCTTCAACCAGGTGGGACCAGGTCCGCTCTCGGAACCAGCTACATCCCAGACTATGGAAGATG TTCCCAGCCGCTCGCCAGAGGATGTGCGATGTGCCGCCTTGTCGTCGCAGTCCCTGCAGGTTTCCTGGCAACCTCCTCCGATCTACCACACCAACGGTCTACTGCAGGGCTACAAGCTAATCTTCGAGCCCATCATCGACGACATCCAGCCCAGCAAGGATGAGGTAGAGTCGCGCAAGACCACAGCCCTAACCATGGTCCTGACGGGACTTCGCAAGTACACAAACTACAGCATCCAAGTCCTGGCCCACACCCGAATGGGTGACGGAGTTTTGTCCAAGCCCCTGTACTGCCACAGCGAGGAGGACGTGCCGGAGGCGCCGGCGGACATTAAGGTAGTGGTTAGCTCGTCACAGTCTCTTTACATATCCTGGTTGCCGCCAACGGAGCCGAACGGGGTGATCACCAAGTTCAGCCTGTACACACGAGTGGTGAACGGACGCGAGGAGCTGAACAACGAGAAGCGCAGCCTGCCGTCACAGCAGGCCTACTACGAGGCGAAGGGTCTGCATCCCCACATGGAGTACCAGTTCTGGGTGACGGCCAGCACGCGGGTGGGCGAGGGCAAGAGCTCCCGGGTAGCCTCTCAGATCACGACCAACCGCATTCCGGCCCGGATCATATCTTTCGGCGGCCCGGTGGTGCGGCCCTGGCGCTCCACTGTCACCCTGCCGTGCACGGCAGTGGGCAAGCCCAAGCGGGATTGGTTCAAGTCGGACGTGGTGCTGCGCCAGGGCGGCGTACACAACACACAGCTGCTGGACACCGGAGACCTGATCATCTCCAGCCTGGAGCTGGCGGACGGCGGCAACTACAGCTGCCAGGTGGACAACGGCATTGGCACGGATCGGCTCACCCACATCCTCATGGTGCAGGTGCCTCCCTCGGCGCCCACTCTTTATGTGACCAGTGCCACCTCGAGCAGCATCCTGATGCACTGGAAGTGCGGATTCACCGGCAACGCCCCCATCACCGGGTACACCCTCTTCTACCGACgcggcaacggcaacaccgACGAGATGCAGCTCTCTCGTCACGCCTCCAGCCACGAGCTAAAGGGCCTTGTATGCGGCAGCACCTACCAGATCTACCTGAGTGCCCAGAACAAGGTGGGCCCCTCGCCCTCCAGCATCATGCTGCACGTCCGCACCCAGGGCCAGTCTCCGGGACAGCCCTCCTCCACGGCACTGCTGGCGCCCAACTCTACCTCGCTCCTGGTCCGTCTCCACTCCTGGCCGGACAACGGCTGCCCCATCCTCTACTTTGTCCTGCAGTACAAGGCGATGACCGACGATCCAGATGCCGAGTGGGTTATGG TCTCCAATGCATTGAAACCTCAACGTCGTCTGGTGGTTCCCAACCTGCTGCCCTCCACCCTGTACCACCTCCGCATGGAAGCCCACAACGTGGCTGGTCAGTCGAGTGCCGAGTTCTCTTTCGTGACCCTGACCAAGGACGGGGACCCGCCGCCACCGGAGATCGTGCAGCGGGGGCATCGCGGCACCACCGTCTTCTACGGAAACATCAACCTGCTAATTCCCAGCATTGCGGCTCTGTCCGGAATGATCTGCACCATCGTCATGGTCATCATCTGCTACAGGAACA AGCAAAGCGCCCACAGTCAGAAGGAGTCCCTGGAGAATCGAGCCAACTCGGAGGCGGCCCAGAGGGAGAGGTACTACGCCACCATACACAAGGTGTCCATGCAGAACAATGACAAGATTCCAG aaaccTCCGAGGACATCTCGCCATACGCCACCTTCCAGCTCTCAGAGGGAGCTGGGAACATGTCGCAGCCGCACCACGGAGGTCCTGCCAACACGCTGCTCCACTCGTTCATGTACCACGAGCGGGCCCTGGCCGAGGGCTGCTCGTCGCCACCACCAGCCGCG TCGAAGAACCGGAGGCGCCACTCCCGGAAGACGGAGCCGGAGAGCGAGGAGTCGGAGTCGGACCAGGACCAGTTGACCTCCAGCCGCACGGAGTCCTCCAACCAGCACGAGGGCAAGATCAAGCACA GCATCATCTACCATGGAGCACAGTCAAGCACCTCCTCCGATCTGTCACCAATGTCCGAACAGAAATCGTTGCCCCGCCGCGGCCGCTCCAGGTATCATCACCAGCAATATCAGTTTTCCACCAATACCACACCGCGCcaccacaacagcaacaaaatgAACAACAACACaagcaacaacatcaacacCACCAACATGAACATTAACATGAACATGAATAGCACTGCCACAAATACGACAGCCACACCATCGACCAGCAATTCGAACAAAATTCTATCGCCGCGGGGCGGCGGAAACCTCAAGTCCATATCGAGCACCTTCAAATCACAAGACTCCATTCAGTGCCACATACCCACATTGGTCAAGTCGCCATCGATTAGTACACAGCAGCAGAAACAGTTCCACAAACAGCAGGTCCTGGGTAGCACTAACGGTAGTAGCAGTAACGGTAACGGTAACAGTAACAGTAACATGTCCTGTAACCCCAACTCGAACAGCAGTAGTTTGAAGCAACAGCAACCCCTCCTGATCACGCCCAAGCTCCATCAGCTGGAGGCCGGCAGCGGGCCGCAGGAGCTGATGGGGCTGGACGGGATCGGCGGTAGCCCCCTGGTAGCCTGCATGCCGCCCTCCTCACAGTTCCGCCCAATTCCCCACAAGTCCTCGATAATGCCCGCGCATGAGCCACCGCACCACCAGAACCACAGCAACCACCTGCCGCCGCACCACCCGAGCTCGGGCTCCACCCTGCTCAACCCCTCGACGGCCATGCTCTCGTCCAAGTTCTTCACAGCGCCCACGCTGCCCAAATAG